A stretch of the Candidatus Hydrogenedentota bacterium genome encodes the following:
- a CDS encoding radical SAM protein, with the protein MNPDEKRAKINALLPSLKELVSPCQACGHACGADRVGAEIGSCGAGAAGGEWARWQAALLHFGEEPMLVGDSGSGTVFFSYCCMSCAFCQNWQISHEGEGHDGHFSLLAQAFLSLQEQGAVNINLVTPTQYILPILCALELAYAQGLRLPVVYNTNAYDSLPLLRLLEGVVDVWLPDMKYMSHDAARQYSKTEAYPDVARAGLREMYRQSGPLRIEDGVAVSGVMLRHLVLPNNIASSYEMLLWLHDEKMTDIGLSLMSQYSPQYQASRYPEISRSVTRKEYDDVVAFAEKLSFNHILFQNLDSADVYLPDFKRRRPFQDP; encoded by the coding sequence ATGAATCCGGACGAAAAACGCGCAAAGATAAATGCTCTGTTGCCGTCCTTAAAAGAACTCGTGTCGCCGTGCCAAGCTTGCGGTCATGCCTGCGGTGCCGACAGGGTCGGTGCGGAAATAGGCAGCTGTGGCGCAGGCGCGGCAGGCGGTGAATGGGCACGATGGCAAGCGGCATTGCTTCATTTTGGCGAAGAGCCCATGCTCGTAGGCGATTCAGGATCGGGAACCGTCTTTTTCTCCTATTGCTGTATGAGCTGCGCATTTTGTCAGAACTGGCAAATCAGCCATGAAGGGGAGGGACATGATGGACACTTCAGCCTCCTCGCACAGGCGTTTTTAAGCTTGCAAGAACAAGGCGCTGTGAATATCAATCTTGTTACGCCCACCCAATATATTCTACCCATCCTATGCGCATTGGAGCTTGCCTATGCCCAAGGTTTGCGGCTGCCCGTGGTCTACAATACCAATGCCTACGACTCATTGCCTTTGCTGCGTTTGTTGGAAGGCGTTGTGGATGTGTGGCTGCCCGATATGAAATACATGAGTCATGATGCGGCACGTCAGTATTCAAAGACAGAAGCCTATCCTGATGTTGCCCGCGCCGGGTTGCGCGAAATGTACCGACAGTCCGGCCCGCTCCGTATAGAAGATGGTGTCGCTGTAAGCGGTGTGATGCTGCGCCATCTCGTTTTACCCAACAACATTGCCTCTAGCTATGAAATGCTTTTGTGGCTTCATGATGAAAAGATGACGGACATAGGCTTGAGTCTTATGAGCCAATATTCGCCCCAATACCAAGCGTCCCGCTATCCCGAAATTTCCCGAAGCGTAACGCGAAAAGAATATGACGATGTTGTCGCCTTCGCAGAAAAACTGTCCTTCAACCATATTTTGTTTCAGAACTTGGATAGTGCCGATGTGTACTTGCCCGATTTTAAGCGGCGGCGCCCCTTTCAAGATCCGTGA